The Saccharomyces mikatae IFO 1815 strain IFO1815 genome assembly, chromosome: 15 DNA window CGCCGGTCCTAGCTCTACCACATTTATAGATAATACAAACGCTAGGGATATTACTGTTTTGCCGCTGCCACTACCTAGCACCTTGGTGAAAAGGTCAAATTACCCATTCGAGAGCTTGCTGAAGAATTATCTTGGTTCTGAGGAAAAGTATATCGAGTTCACTGAGATCATCAAAGCTTATGacgttttcattttcaacgATTCGTTCAGCAAATTTTCGAGCTGTTTAAAAACAACATTTTGTCTCATCGAGaagtttaaaaattttGTCTACCATTTGTTTCCATCACCATACCTTaaattcttcctttttgaGGGTTCTTTGAATGATTGTAAGGAATCCTCCCTAggtaaaaataagaaaaactGTATCATGCCAAAATTAGATTTAAACTTAAACGTAAACTTAACTTCAAATTCTGCTTTAAATCTGAGAATAAATATACCTCCACCTGGTGattcaaataaaatatttctacagtctttgaaaaaggacCTTATTCACTATTCGCCAAATTCTCTGcaaaagttttttcacTTCAACATACCCTCCGATCTAGTACCTAACGATTCGATTCTACCTAACTGGTTAAAACTCTACtcagtaaaagaaaacgaaaaggCAATTCTGAAGAAACTTTTTGACAACTTTGAGGTTCTagagaaatttgaaatggAAAGGTTGGAGAGATGTTTGAAATTCAAGAGGATGCCCTCTTTGCATCAAAAGCAACAAtcacaacaacaaaagGTATCACAATCTGTAGATAACTCGaaattatattctttaacTAGTTTGCAAAGACAATATAAAAGCACTGCGAAAGGTAACGCGCAAAACAATCAAAATCTAAAGTTAATCATACCCAAAATCAATacatcgtcatcgtcatcatcctTATCCTCTGATGACACTATAATGACGCCAATAAATGATTACGAACTTACAGAGGGAATCCAATCTTTCACCAAAAATAGATACTCTAATATTTTACCTTATGAACATTCAAGGGTAAAATTACCTCACTCTCCCAAACCTCTACTAGCTTCTGACATACCTAAAGCCGAAACAAAAATAGATAAAACCTATCCAAAATGTTCCATGGATGTAAAAAACCATTCCTGCATATCAAACGATT harbors:
- the PTP2 gene encoding tyrosine protein phosphatase PTP2 (similar to Saccharomyces cerevisiae PTP2 (YOR208W); ancestral locus Anc_8.623); this translates as MERIAQQYRSGKRDSNGNRMASSVISDKSHIQIEQARMRGQMPVYKGETINLSNFPQNPIKSCKDLDDDNIRRNNKNSHSKVLLLDLSAGPSSTTFIDNTNARDITVLPLPLPSTLVKRSNYPFESLLKNYLGSEEKYIEFTEIIKAYDVFIFNDSFSKFSSCLKTTFCLIEKFKNFVYHLFPSPYLKFFLFEGSLNDCKESSLGKNKKNCIMPKLDLNLNVNLTSNSALNLRINIPPPGDSNKIFLQSLKKDLIHYSPNSLQKFFHFNIPSDLVPNDSILPNWLKLYSVKENEKAILKKLFDNFEVLEKFEMERLERCLKFKRMPSLHQKQQSQQQKVSQSVDNSKLYSLTSLQRQYKSTAKGNAQNNQNLKLIIPKINTSSSSSSLSSDDTIMTPINDYELTEGIQSFTKNRYSNILPYEHSRVKLPHSPKPLLASDIPKAETKIDKTYPKCSMDVKNHSCISNDYINANYLKLSQINPDFKYIATQAPLPSTMDDFWKVITLNKVKIIVSLNSDDELNLKKWDIYWNNSSCSNHTIKLQNSWDNICDIDGCVLRVFQVTKLASKNNNFKQDDCNTRTGDIISNTITTSEPFIVYQLQYKKWLDSCGVDINDILKLHKVKNSLLFNPQKFIKSLERDICRPDLIDDKSTDTCLDTINSSPLLVHCSAGCGRTGVFVTLDFLLSVLSSTTNCSNKIDVWNMSQDLIFIIVNELRKQRISMVQNLTQYIACYEALLNYFALRKQIKNELLF